In Erigeron canadensis isolate Cc75 chromosome 1, C_canadensis_v1, whole genome shotgun sequence, a single window of DNA contains:
- the LOC122587641 gene encoding uncharacterized protein LOC122587641: MDMGTCDCRMWDFSGIPCVHAMQAMYKMNRNPEDYLAIWFRKAHIMFAYEHYLNPVGGMDTWLSFPGSVVPLPPRPRAMPGTPKKKRMRAAHEQKVYGSNYLQKGHNARGCKNEKVEKTSGCKAQREATKAEC; this comes from the coding sequence ATGGACATGGGTACTTGTGATTGTAGAATGTGGGATTTTAGTGGTATACCATGTGTTCATGCAATGCAAGCAATGTATAAAATGAATAGGAATCCTGAGGATTACTTAGCCATTTGGTTCAGGAAGGCTCACATTATGTTTGCATATGAGCATTACTTGAATCCAGTTGGGGGAATGGACACATGGTTATCATTTCCGGGTTCAGTTGTGCCACTGCCACCCAGGCCAAGAGCTATGCCTGGGAcaccaaaaaagaaaaggatgagGGCAGCACATGAACAAAAAGTGTATGGTTCCAACTACCTGCAGAAGGGCCACAATGCCAGAGGTTGTAAGAATGAGAAGGTAGAAAAAACCAGTGGTTGCAAAGCCCAAAGGGAGGCAACCAAAGCAGAATGCTAG